The following is a genomic window from Sphingorhabdus sp. Alg231-15.
CCATATCGGGATCGAATATCAGGAATTCGGCGATGGTCGATTCGAAACATCGCGTAAGCGCGCCTCTGCAGCAGTCGAACTGTTGGTCGAAAAACTAATCGGAAAGAATGACGAAGACGCCGAGAATAGTAAGGCAGCGGCATGAGCACCGAACCTATTGCATGATTGATTGCCGACAGGCGGTCCGGGAAATGACCTGAAGTGGGGCGTAAGCTGAACATCGGCTGTCGGTTTTCTAACGTCCGCTTTTGCGCCCAAAGCAGACATTAGCGTTCCGGCTGCTTTATCCCGATAGCGGACGTTAGCTTGTCTGCAATATAAAACTGGAAACTTGCCCCATCACCTTTTTACCTTCGGGAATTGGGATCAACATCCAGACATGAAACATTTTGGAATATTCATGATATTCAAAATTTCCGTCCACGCGTTCCAAGGCAGTTCGAAATCTTTGTGCATCAGGCAATAATACATCTGCCGATCCGGTGAATATCTGCATGGGTGGTAGCCCTTTATGCGACCCGAACAATGGACTAACCCGTGGGTCTTTCGCGTCTAAATGACCTGCGTATAACTCTCCAAATTTTCTCAACCCGGATATGGAGATCATTGGATCGCGTTTTTCTATTTCCGGTTGATCGGGGTGCGTTGCGGTAACATCGAGCCAAGGCGACAGCAGAATCAAGCGAGCGGGTTGAGAGTGTCCATTATCGCGCAGTGAATGAGCAACAGCCAAAGACAGACCGCCACCAGCGCTATCTCCCATCACGGTCATATTCGCTGCCCCATGTTTCTCCGCGAGCTGTCCAAACAGTCCCTGCATTTGGGGGATGAGCTTTTCACATTTCTGCTCCGGCGCAAGCGGGTAAATAGGGGCAGTCACGCTTGCCCCTGTTGCATCAACAAGCCGTCCAATAAAATTCCAGTGGGCCCAAGATATGTCCATCACATATCCTCCGCCATGTAAGTAAAGGACATGGTGATCGCTTTTGCGGCCACCTGCTCTTGGAGCAATCGTGAAAACTCGATATCCATCAACCTGCTCTTCCAACACTTCAAACTTTCGTTTGAATCGTTTCGAAGGCAAGTCCGGACCTTTTTGACGAAGTTTCTCTATCTTTGCCTGTACTTCGGACGGATTGGAAAAAAAGGTTTTTGTGCCAGTCAACGGCAACAGACGATTAACGATGCGAGCGCGCAATGAGATCATGGGACACCTAAGCGCAACTACTCCGAGAATGCAATTAACGATGCCAGCTTATGTTCGATTTATCCCGCAGGTCTTGGCCGGTTATTTAGGCATCGAACCAAGGTAGCTTTCAAATGCAGCATGATATTCATCCTCGTTCAACGACCATTGCTGCAAGTCAGCATCAGCCCATCCGAGTTGCATGCCCGATTTCGCTCTACCAAGGCTTGAAGTCATCCCTCGTGTTAATGCTAGCGGTGCCGCAGGCATCTGCAAGAGCTCTGCAATCAATGTTTCAGTCGCTTGACCAAGATCACCTTCTTCAGCGCAACGCTGCGCCCAATGAGTGCGCATCAGCTCATCAGCATATACTTTTCTTGCGGTCATAACCCAATCTCGCGTGACCGGCAGACCGACCTCACGAGCGAGAAGCGGAGTGCCGTTCCATACGTTGGGGATTCCAAGCGCAAGCTCGGGTATTCTAAAGATTGTATCCTTGGTAACGATTCTGAAGTCGCAGGCGGTTGCTAGCAGGGCACCTCCGCCTATCACATGACCCTGAATACTCGCTATGCTCACTTGGGGAATACGATCCAGCTGTTCTAGCAATCGCTGCCATGTCGCAGTAAGATTGCGCCGCGTCGACCAGTCGCCCTCAATTTTGGGATAGGAAGTTGTCTTTAAATCAGCGCCCGAACAAAACGATTTTCCTTCGCCACTAAAAACCAGCAATCGAATATCCGGTCTCTCCATCAATTCGTTTAGCGTCGAGGCGGTGACGGATCGTATGCTTTCATTCAATGCGTTAAGTTGCTTCGGGCGATTGAATCTAATTTTTACGATTTCTTTTTCATATGTGACAATGACATCTTCGTGCTTGTCCATAAATTATCCCCACAATTGTTATCTACCTTATCAGGATCTCTACATATGTTGCGATGTTGTGTCATGCGGTCAGCGATAAGAGACAATAATCGCGTCATCGATGACAGTGACGATCGGTCGGATTTTTCTCGGGCTCATGCTCAATGTCCGCTTTTGCGCCCAAAGCAAACACCCAGCCCACCCCGCGAAATCAATCCGCTGGCTTTGGCGCCTTCGGTTTGCGCGCGCGCAGTGCGACCAGCAGGCCGGCCATCGCCAATAATGCGCCGCTGGCCGGCAGCGCGGTCCAGGCATAATCTTCGAACAGGGTCGAAAGTATCATCGCCACAACCGGGACCAGCACGCTGGAATAGGCGGCTTTTCCAGCGCCGATCTCGCGGAGCAGGGCGAAATAGAGCGGGAAGGTAATGACTGATCCGACAATCGCCAGATAGACGATGCCGCCGAGATAGGCCGCGCGC
Proteins encoded in this region:
- a CDS encoding alpha/beta hydrolase fold domain-containing protein codes for the protein MISLRARIVNRLLPLTGTKTFFSNPSEVQAKIEKLRQKGPDLPSKRFKRKFEVLEEQVDGYRVFTIAPRAGGRKSDHHVLYLHGGGYVMDISWAHWNFIGRLVDATGASVTAPIYPLAPEQKCEKLIPQMQGLFGQLAEKHGAANMTVMGDSAGGGLSLAVAHSLRDNGHSQPARLILLSPWLDVTATHPDQPEIEKRDPMISISGLRKFGELYAGHLDAKDPRVSPLFGSHKGLPPMQIFTGSADVLLPDAQRFRTALERVDGNFEYHEYSKMFHVWMLIPIPEGKKVMGQVSSFILQTS
- a CDS encoding enoyl-CoA hydratase-related protein produces the protein MDKHEDVIVTYEKEIVKIRFNRPKQLNALNESIRSVTASTLNELMERPDIRLLVFSGEGKSFCSGADLKTTSYPKIEGDWSTRRNLTATWQRLLEQLDRIPQVSIASIQGHVIGGGALLATACDFRIVTKDTIFRIPELALGIPNVWNGTPLLAREVGLPVTRDWVMTARKVYADELMRTHWAQRCAEEGDLGQATETLIAELLQMPAAPLALTRGMTSSLGRAKSGMQLGWADADLQQWSLNEDEYHAAFESYLGSMPK